In one Antennarius striatus isolate MH-2024 chromosome 15, ASM4005453v1, whole genome shotgun sequence genomic region, the following are encoded:
- the btf3 gene encoding transcription factor BTF3, producing MKETIMNQEKLAKLQAEVRIGGKGSARRKKKVVHRTATADDKKLQFSLKKLGVNNISGIEEVNMFTNQGTVIHFNNPKVQASLAANTFTITGHAETKQLTEMLPGILNQLGADSLTSLRRLAEALPKQAADGKAPIATVEEEDDDVPDLVENFDEASKDEAN from the exons atGAAAGAAACAATTATGAATCAAGAAAAACTCGCTAAACTACAGGCTGAAGTCCGCATCGGCGGAAAG GGCAGCGCTCGCAGAAAGAAGAAGGTCGTCCACAGAACGGCAACCGCAGACGACAAGAAGCTACAGTTCTCCCTAAAGAAATTAGGGGTTAACAATATTTCCGGTATTGAGGAG gttaatatgtttacaaatCAAGGAACAGTCATCCACTTCAACAATCCCAAAGTGCAGGCCTCGCTCGCCGCCAACACCTTCACCATCACCGGCCACGCCGAGACCAAGCAGCTGACCGAGATGCTGCCGGGCATCCTGAACCAGCTGGGAGCCGACAGCCTGACGAGCCTCAGGAGACTGGCAGAGGCGCTGCCCAAACAGG CTGCAGATGGAAAAGCGCCAATCGcaacagtagaagaagaagacgacgacGTTCCAG ATTTGGTGGAGAACTTTGACGAGGCATCCAAGGACGAGGCTAACTAG